CTATCTGTTgatagttttgtttttcttcgcaAGGTGGAGccaaaatccaactttttatagaagCAAGATATAAGCATggtttgttctacaaatttggcTATCAATCCATAGTTACTCTCTATAAGAGTTTCCATTTTAAACCAAGGGTGATGCTCACCTAGCCCTACACAGGAACATATTTTTAGTTTGTGATACACcagtttaaattgtttttttaaactatattaTCTGCTTTCTAACTTTTCAGACAGGTAGAAAATGGACTACTTATTCATGTCGTTTTTCTCCTTCCAAAAATACAAATGCATAATACctacaagaaatatttaaaaaataattgttgcAGGCAAACGCCCTCGATTGAATTTACGCCGGAATACCTCTCATTTGGATACATATCACGCCGCCTACTACTTATAAGATACACTATTTTTATCATCGAATTTAGCAATTTAACTGAATGAACTTAAACAGCGATGATAGTTTTATGACGAATGCCATCGAAAATTATCATGTACCTACAGGAGAAATCAACGCAACGTTAAAATCACCAAGTGCATGGTAATTCGAAGGACAATGCAAACGGCTTGACTAAAAAACACGGGTGCGTACAGGTTGATCATTTTACCCTCTCTGGAACATAGTAATTTGTACCATGTGATGGATGCTAAGAGACAGGTAAATGCATGCACGGTTATGTCAATAGATAATGAATGTAGCAGACGACTTCTAGCGTTTTTGTGATGTTGTTCCGAAGTAAAATGTTCCCATGAAGAGGTGATGAAAATGACACACTGGTATGAATGAGACATTACGACAACAACGTCTTCAACTTCGTCTCAAGTACCCATGGTGAGCCATCCATACAGAAGATTTTTTACGGAGCAACATTGTAGGTATACATTCATTTGCGCTCATTCGTATTTTGCCGGCTTACaggcagaaaaaaatataaacaacccGGTTCAATAACATGTGTAGAGTACAGGCGTAGCAAAACAGAATCTATGCTGCCTCATATTTGAGTCTGGCCCAACCGAAACATTCAATCGTTCACAACGGACTGAACAACACGTTTTGTTTGGAACCAAAATTCTCCATCGACGTCGTCGTTCGTAGTAGAGCAGAGCAGTAGAGCAACGATTCTCCTCTCCCATTTTACGGAACGACCTCGCTAACGTTTCgattcgactcgactcgacgaTACCGACATGGTAAAAAGGAACCCTCGTTGTACGGTAGATAGAAAACTGTCTCGGCAAATCCGAGAGTCATAAAATGCGCTTaagaaaagtttgttttgataaaatctATGTTCTGCTTCTGAGCTGACTGACTGAGATGGCCATGGAAAATCTCATCCCGTTTCCCCCTAGAAAGAACGAATGGAACGGAAAATGAAACCTTTTTACTTGGATTGCTTGCTACCTACTACATATTGAACGGTAGTAAAGCAAGTGAGCAAAAATTGAGAGAATATACAGATGAGGTTGAGTTTTACCATCAATATGGGTGTACATATACACTCCACCCCAAGAAAAGGAATATAATTAATGCCATGTCTCTCACAGTCATTTTGATACGAAATGCTGGGTTCAATCTGAACTGGCTGCGATTCGAGCAGCCATTTTCAATTGAACTTTTGAGAGGACCGGAATCAAATTTTCGGTTGGAgggaaaatttcgatttttcaaaactaattttaagTAATCTATATTGAATTTGAACATCTACTGCCACGATGAGTGATAACGATCCGCTTGAGGAGGATTTCGAAATCGAGCCGATGGAGGAATTCGAAGCGCTGGAGCTGGAGAAAAAAGTCATCAACGAGTGGGGATTGCAGCGAAGTTCGCTGAACAGAATGATTTGTGAGTATAATATAATGGTTTTTTCTGATGCAGATTCGCTTCAAACATACAACTTTCTACCTACTGCGCATGTTCGCATGTTTGGGTAAtaggaataaaattttgaccgtttttATTTGTATGTGCATTATCATAACGTTGTTATGTCGTGTTTCAGATTGCGGAATTACGATACGATGCCTGGAGGTCATACAAGATGAAGAGATTAATGAGTTGTTCAAGAGCCCCCGGATGCTGGGGCAGAAAGTCATGTTCAAACATAAGATTAAAGAGTATCAATCAAACGAATTACTTTCAACGGAAATCAATCCCCGGAAAAGGCGTCGAATGTCTGGAGATGAAATTTACCCGAAAAATTTCAAGCCAGACGAGCATGATGAATCGAATGAATTGTTCACTCAGATGGATGTTTCTGCTAACCTCAAGTTGGAAATGGACCCGCTGGATGATTACAGCGCCCTCCAGATATCGGAACCACAAGCACTTGTCATGCCAAGTCTCAGACCGTCGATGGAAAATGGGATACCCGTTAAGCCAACTACAGCAGCCATCGAAGCTGGAAAGATTCCGATCCGACCGTCAGCTGAAGGTCTTCGCAAGCTACTTCAATCCAGTCGTCAAGGTCAATGGGTTTTAACGTACTACAACATGTACCAAAGCATGAATCGAAAAACTCAAGCCGTGCTCACCCATTGCATCGTGGAGCAATTCCTGGTCTACAACATCATGTTTTCGCACCGCTTGATGCGCCACTATGCACAAACCATAGTGCAGCTGTTTCCCACCGAACTGACCGATGTGTACTACAAGCCGGCTCAGAATCTGGGCTGGAAGCGAACCTGTGCTTCCGGTAAGCTGATGGATCGCTGGGCTAATCAGCGGATGCGGCACAAGGAACGATACCCGCAGCAGCGGCCGCGCATCGTAGACGACATCTACGATCAGCGGTCCTTTGCCGAAATGTCGCTGGTGATGCGTACATAGAGTACGCGGAAACCTTTTACTCTCTGTAATCTTGGCATAATACAAACTAGTCAAAGTACTTTAAACTAACGCAGTGGATTATTCTTATTTGAGAGAAACGTGGAATTACTATCCGAATACCccgagaattaaaaaaaatcattttccaaaaaaaaacccaagttTTTTTGCTGACATCTAAGTTTCACAATCGAGTTCAAATGAAAACCATTCTTTGGGACTTTATAATTATACAAATATAgacatttctttttaaaagctttgaattttaactttttcaaaccatttttctCGGTTAAAGAGTCTTAAGTAAAATGTCTCAATCCTTTCTCTTAAGTCTGGAAGGTGCAGGTTATGATCTACATACATTTTTAACTTATACATATTTAGGATTGTAAATTCGGGTCAAGCTCCCTGCCAAAAGCTTGAAGTGGATTTTTAGAAACCTACATGATTCAGTTTAatttgatagtttttcaatttttcaaaaagcgaaaaTTTCTGACGTGCGTCAACTTTCAACGTTTACTTTGATCCTACTTTTCGAAAACCTGTGTGCGGTactgaatattaattttttgattcaaatcCAGTTTCCATGATCCCGAGCTCAGtcttgcatttgaaaaaaataatgatattgCAACTAATGAAATACCAAACAGCTTCCAGAGGAGTGGATGAAGACAAATTTAGGATAGGAGGACGACAAATTGGAATATGAGAACTACCAAGCGATCACTGTCCCCAGTGAAacccagcgttgccagattacAAACCTCTCAAATCCGGTCAGGTTtggcgaaaaacgaaaaatgtacctattcattttgaacttcaagaCCTATTTTTTTGTTCGTCAGGTAGAACTTTCGTTTATCCGTATAATTCCCTGACaattttcgataatccgtagaaaatccatAGAGAAtactgaaaatccgtagatttcgaacaGCGATGCGTAGATCCGTAGAAGTGCTCAAAAACCGTAGATCTAGGGAGAAACCCGTAGGCCTGCCTACAAAGTACTGTCCTAGATCCAACTCAACGGCTCAAGCAAATAGATTCATGATAAGCCGGCTTCGTGGAAGGAAGGTCTACGATAGACCAGATCTTCTAACTGGGACAAAACCTCCAAAAATTACGTAAACATCGTTCCTTCGATTTTTAaaccgcatacgacacgatcgaccgcaGTGAGCTAtagaaaatcatggacgaaCACGACTTTCTCGGAAAGCTGGACCGACTGATCGAAACTACGTTGGATGAAACCAGTCAGTGAGAACCCTAGGCATAGGCATATAATCAGCGAAAGCCGTGTTACAACAGACTGCTCGAGTAGCTGCGATTCAAGGCTACCATTTTACTTAGCTCAAACCATATACTCCTACCCACATAcccgtgcgtaggatgctccaccttcggttCCCAACGAcagaaactgcggggataagacttgccTTGtacgcagtggaaatcgttggggaAGAGTTATTTCTAGATCGGGGAATACCCGCGGGTaaagtggctctcgacgccgggtgagccattccaGTCGGAGTAGCTTGACGTCTTCGTCggaaatcatccgagtagttgcgttaagtGACGCGCGTGAGCAGTGAAAGGCGCGtatctaggataagctgctctcgatcggcacacgacgagcgtaaaggtggcaaacctcgaatcccGGAGATAAGATGTCGGACTTCGACTTCGAGTCGTttgaggagaggtcaggcctcaaaggAGAAGAGGTTTGTGTGATCAACCTCGAGTCTTTACGATTAGAGGTTGGGTCTCCGCAATAGAAGAGATCAGGCCTTTAATCAATAAGAGGAGGGGTATAAGTGgttacctcgagtcattacgaggggaggtcagatctcgaggcgctagaggagagatcgtGCCTTGAGttgtgcagaggagaggtatgtGTACGTCAACCTGGAGTCGATGCGACAAGGGGTCGAATCTTAAGAGGTAAGAGAAGAGATTAGGCCTCGAGTCGCAAAGAGGAGTCATTGTGAGaaatgtcggttctcaagtcgtttgGGGAGAATTCAGACGTCGAGTCGTAACGATGAGAgcttttgctgaaagtggtctcgtctatgagtattaccttggagcgcactagcgcggaTAGACCTCCCattattgaagcatagtgtgttAAACggttcgaggtgggaactaggtctgcggccccaggtgaaGTTTAGGGAGTATGAGGTATGCACGGAGTTTATCATGAATCTTCCCATTTTCCCCTTggcccagagtagcaaactggggggacgcggtgccttggaatgcaatccgtaaaatggatttaccacctgtgatTACCATCTTAAAAAAGTCCACATATCCTTGCGGGATTTGGATTTCTTTAACATCTCTACTAGTTTACTTCGGGTCTTGAAGTCCCGAATGTCACAAAGATGCTTAAAtgactataatcaaaacaaaaaaaaaacttcgattcGATCCAATGCCAGGGGAAGAGCTGAGGCGATTCTCTCTCGGAAGCTTCGCACAAGACTCTTACGAGACCTAGGCTCAGAGCCAGAtaagcaatcaaaaatgagctttttcctctaaaaacaggaaaaattgagggtttttttttcttcgaatttcaaGTGTTTCTAGAGGAAAAAGGGCATTAGtgattgctagtttgcagaaaatctatccaaaactaatgttaaatttatttatcaatggaaagccaataacttgaacAACAAAACCcactaaaaaaattagaacaactttctcaaatatatcaagtttgtaaatcgtatactaaaaaagattttaaataaaaactcaaaataacttgttaaaatgctgcttatttttaaaatgctcgtaacttttatgattttcatgcgatcttgatggtgtcttcaacaaaattacttaaaataataagatctacaacttttgtgaagacatcaagtctctaacctaattatttcaagaaatagtttttttttatttcccttccaggtggaaaaatcacttttttctttcaagaatttgatagatgatcaaaagatataaaaatattgcggagacatcaaatgtctaccgtttaccgtttgttcgcaaataattttgatcgctcattaggtgcatttacccctgtgtgcgccgtCACGATTCGACCGTTGATTTCCGACGATCGAGAAGACTCAGGGTATTCGCAACAGGAATGGGTCATGGACAGAGGTCGCGAATAGTTGAGCTGGAGCAACGAATCGGAACAGCTCTTGAAAAGAACTGCTAGTCGAGATGATCATTCTCGTGCTTTGAAGCTACGCTAACTCTTAGTGCTACGGTTAGCCGATAGCTGAGGCATTTTTTTCCTCGAACAGGTAAAGTCCGCTGGAGTTAAGCTCCTTCGAAGCCTTTTCTCCAACAGGCACAAAACCCTATCAAAACACATTCAAATTTCTGGACAAGCGGTGTGACGCCATTCTTTCGAAGCACATACTGTGATGAGTATTCCTGAGGACTTCGTATTGGAAGCATTGAATTGACCATATAACTGTTCTGACGGGTATAGAAACGGCGATAAAAATACAGCCTTAAAGGCCCTATTTTGCACAGTCTACAGTTCTCTTAGACGACTTTTGCAGGCTATAACCTATAGTGATACAAAATATTGCAACCTCGAGTGAAACAATCGTATACGTTTTTCAGCCAAAGCTGGGAATGAACGCAGAAATTTTCCAAATGGACGCACAGACTGGAGCCAATGTTCTTGGTGCTCTACGTAGGCTGTCCAGCTGAAAGTATCGTCCAAATGTAATCGTAAATATTTGAACTCTTGTACACGTTCAATTATCGTGTTGCCTGtacttatcaacttttttttattctttttttctaggattttaaCGCTATCGCGTTATTCATCCCCTGTATTGTACTTATCAACGGTAGCTGTGATATGCAGCGACGTCCAGAGTTGAATAGCATGTACGGGGTTTTCGATCATTTCAATGAGAGGAGATTACAGTTGAAGTATGTAGGTATTGCTGGaggattttcaaataattttcaatccatTCCACAATCTGGAGGGGATTGGCATTGCTGTACGAAATTGGGGTGTCGTCGGCGAAGAGCCGAATTTTGCCGTACAGGTTCATCAGCGAGAGATCTTTGATAAAGACCAAGAACATCAGTGGGCCCAGGTTGCTTCCCTGTGGTACTGCTGTCGTTATTGGCCTTTTGGCGCTTGATGCTCATTTTAAGGTCACAAATTGTTGACCAGCTGTTAAATAGCTTTCGATTAACCAGAGGAACTTTTCTCGTATTCCATACCATTCCCGTTTCTGTAGTAGCAACGAATGATCAATGGTATCGAACGCTTTTCTCagatccaaaaaccgggcaccAGCATATTCACCTTTGTCCAAATCATCGTACACGTCCTCCAATAGTTCAGTAGTTACCGTTAAGGTGCTGCATTCCTTTCGGAAGCCGTACTGGCCTGGGCTTATGAGGTCATACTTTGTTAAGCGCCTAGCGACAAGTAGTTTTTCGATGACTTTATTAAAGATGGAGAGCGTTGAGTTTGGCCAGTAGTTTGACACATTTGATCTATCGGCATAACGCGAGCTTATTAAGTGCATGAGGATAGACACAGATTTCgataattttattaaagatgTCTGTCTTGATATTTGAAAACGCCATGTGGTTAGCTTTCCCTGTGGCCACGGTGATATTTCCAGGACCAGGAAATTTATTGGAGTCAAGATTACTGATTTCTAACAACACTTCAGAAACAGATACCGGTCTCAAGAATCAGGAAGGAAATTTGgacgaatatttttgaaacgcTGAATATCCCTATTGCTGATGATAGAGGAGTTCCTACGTTGCGTTTTACGGATGATAGGAGTCATCTGTAATCTCAAGACAAGTTCATGCATAAATGCTTTGGTGAAAGTTGCAGGAACGAAAGATTTAATCTATTCCACTCACGTTGATTATTATACTTTCAAAAGTTCGTGGGCCCAGATAAACCTGATTTTAGATTACGAGTTATTTGCCTGTATCAAAGTATCATAAGTGGAGCCGGTGTTTCAACAGTATAAGGTACGATAGTGACACTCGTGTTCCGATAACATTTCGATTGGCATATTTTGGGAGAGGCGCGCAAGGATTCAAATCGATGCAAGATCCTGAACGATGTCCAGACCAAGTCTCAGCCCGAACGATGTCCGATCAAATGGAACTGCTTGCCAAGAGTGTTATTCTCGTCGTCACTGGAGGCTGTTAGAATAAAGTGGCCAGAATTTTTCCCAGGACATATCCGGGCCTGACAAATCCGGACTAttttaaacttgctcaaaaaatgtcgttttggacgcataaatggAAGTTTCCACTgcgcttttttttgtttggcaaataaaggaaataaatccgggctaaattcggttttttttaaagaaatttcaaattttgtattaaatatccgggcaaacccggataaaatcgggcaatctggcaaccttatgttagAAGTTATAGAATGTTTTAAAGAAGAGGcttcaaacttttgattttgcatcgttacttttttttattttggagacACGAATGTCACAAAAGTGTCAATTTCCCGGCTATTTtggcgttcccgggaatcgggaaatctaaCGATCCTTTTgtcgggatcccgggaaaaaatgaaatgaagtttttaatACTCTACTGCGTACGAAACCTTATTTatatgtttttcttcaatttttaggttttagtattgaaatattagaatttttttttaatgcctcaaaaatgTAATGAGCAATTATATTACCCAAGACTCAAAAAGTAAGcactttaaccgacaaacttgactgattcttgtttaaaaaatttgaaataattgagcaaggtttttcactatcgatagaagttggtAAGCTGACTTCaggttatttatcaaattccgtaaattttcagataactactctttgattcaaaatatgtcatttctttgccgATAATGAATGTTGCAATACAGAACGAGCAGATTCTTTTCGTAAATAGTTTTTCTCTATTAGAATTGTTTGGTTTGatagattctttgtcgttttttaCTCTTACActaagtttttagaaaaaaaagtttaagtctAAGCCAAGGTAGAACAACcatttttcttgctcaatctgatctatttttccaattttttagaattgtttaaatttttagtaaatctGCAATTTTTTGGCACCAGGAATTCCCGGAATTTTTTAGCGTTTCCCAGGATTCGGGAATTCTCGATTCTTTTTATTCCCGAGAAATCGCGTGTAGAACACTCTAATCACAATCCAGTACAAGTTGAATTTAGGAGTaagaataatataaaaaaatcagatttacaGAGAGTTCGCAAACAActatctttgaaaattcgtcaaaaattctgtgtttcgttttTTTAGAATCCAATGATGTCAAAGTGTGTCAAATTACATCAAATGGCATTCTCCAAAAATAGTTGGATTTAGAAATCGCCTTTTAtgtcaataaaattttgatttttttaagatttggttttgaaatgagcTTAAAAAGGTGCTTGTGGGGTCTTCTGTTgatctaaaataatttttaagaatacATACTAATCGAACAAATTTTTCTCTCTCAGAATTAGATGTTAATTTAAAGGTACAAAAGCAGTTTCCAAGTTCTGAGTTATATTATTGTAATAAATAgtataaattcatttaaaatggtTATAGTGACTGCgttaacaaattatttaaacaactttCACCATCTGCCCGGTTCAGCTAAAAAGTTGCACACAAACAAATCGAGCCCAATTAGCAATCAAATCTTCCTCCGATAGAGAGACGATCTATAGATGATAGTTAAAAGACAAATCGCCTGGatgtgaaatctttttttttttgtcttttaaaaCAGTTAGCAACGAACCCATACCACTACCCTTGTCGGTCTATATGTATGCCACATGCCAATACCTAGCACCATTTATGCGCATATTTATACGGCCACCTATAAAAATGATCAACCCGTGTAGATATAGGTAGTAAATTCTTTAGAGGGAAAAACATGAATAGAGGGAAAAGGTTTTATAGAAACCACAATCGAGTCTTTGGCAAGAGACCGAGTCTCTAAACCCGAACCGAACGACCGATCCCGAGAGCCTGAGTCATTCCCCTTTTTTCCCATTCTACCAACCAAGGCATCATCATCATACAACTATGCCATCCTGTCTCAATCCAAATCCTAAAGCCAAAgcgaagcagcag
This sequence is a window from Uranotaenia lowii strain MFRU-FL chromosome 3, ASM2978415v1, whole genome shotgun sequence. Protein-coding genes within it:
- the LOC129750627 gene encoding uncharacterized protein LOC129750627; translated protein: MSDNDPLEEDFEIEPMEEFEALELEKKVINEWGLQRSSLNRMIYCGITIRCLEVIQDEEINELFKSPRMLGQKVMFKHKIKEYQSNELLSTEINPRKRRRMSGDEIYPKNFKPDEHDESNELFTQMDVSANLKLEMDPLDDYSALQISEPQALVMPSLRPSMENGIPVKPTTAAIEAGKIPIRPSAEGLRKLLQSSRQGQWVLTYYNMYQSMNRKTQAVLTHCIVEQFLVYNIMFSHRLMRHYAQTIVQLFPTELTDVYYKPAQNLGWKRTCASGKLMDRWANQRMRHKERYPQQRPRIVDDIYDQRSFAEMSLVMRT